The sequence CACGACAGCCCGCCATCGACGGTGAGCGTGCCCTCGCCCGACTTGGCCGCGGCGGTGATCTTGGCCGAGCCATCCGGCAGCGCGTCGAAGCGGCCCTTGCCCTCGCTCAGGGTCAGGCCCATCGACGGGTATTCGGCAGTGAAATCGCTCAAGGTGGCGTCGCCGCCCAGCAGTGGCTTGTCGCGGGTGCCGCGCAGGCTCACATGGCCTTCGACCAGGCCCTTGGGCCGCACCACATCGGCCACCACCAGCTCCAGCCAGTACAGCCGCGACATATTGAGATACAGCTCGCCGTTGAGCGGCGCATAGGCATCCCACCCGGTATTGAACTTGGCATCGACAAAGCCCGCGCCCTGGAAGCCGACACCGAGCTTGGCCTGGATCTGCTGCTGGGTGAAATCGGCCTGCACGCTGAACTGGTCGTAGCGCAACAACTCGCCGCGATTGGGATTGCCGGCCACCGCTGCATAGCGGGTTTCGCCCAGGCGGATGCCGCCTTCGGGGGAGGCAATGCGCAGGCTGCCTTCCCACGCGTTGCCGCGCGGCTTGAAGCTGCCGTCCAGCGACAGCTCGCCACGCAGATAGATCTGCCGGCCTTCCTGCTTGGGCAACCACGGCTGCACCAGCGACAGCGGCAAGGCGTCGCCATGCACCACCATGCCCTCGCGGGGCCAGTTGGCGCTGGCGCACAGCGCGCCGCCGGTGGCTGCGCCCAGGCAGGTGTCGGACAAGGTAAAGGCCGCGCCGTCGGTGTTGAACTGCGCAGGCTGCCGCAGTGCCCAGGCATCGCCCTTGGACGGTGTGATCCGCAACGTGGCGACCTGCCCCTGCCAGCGCTCGCCATTGCGTTTGACATCGCCCTGCAGCGCCACGCTGGCCATGCTGTTGGCGATGTCGGCGTCCAGACGCAGGGCTTCCACCGCGCCGCGTGCCTGCACCCGCACGCTGTCCAGCACCACGCCAGCGTCGATGGCGGTGCCCTGCAAGGCCAGCTGTCCATCGCTGCCGCGCCATGGCAGGCGGCCACGCAAGCTGATGCTCTGCGCGGTGTAGGTGTCCCAGCGCAGGCCATTGCCGGCGATGTCGGCGGTGATGTCGGGTGCGTCGCGCTTGCCGCTGACCTGCAACTGCCCACGCACGGTGCCTGTGGCGCCAGGCAGCACGTCGTCCAGCTGCAGCGGCTGCAGTTGCGCGGCGATGTCCAACTGGTCGCCGACCTTGCCCTTGGCAGTGACGCGGCTATTGCCCAGCGACAGCTGCAGTTCGCCCTCGCCCTGTTCGCCACGCAGGGCGAACTTGCCGTTGGCCGACAGCGCGCGCTGGCGCAGCTGGCCGGTCAGGGCCGGGATATCGGCGGTGGCTTCGAAGCCTGGCGAGACGCTGCCGGCCGGCGCCGGCAGCTGGCGGCCCTTGGAGGCGATCTTGCCGGACAGATTGCCGTTCCAGCCCGGCGCGAAATAGCCCGGGTCGAACTTGGCCAGCTGCGCGGTGACATCCCACTGCAACTCCGGTGCCCAGCCCACTTCGCCGGTGACATCCAGCGAGCCGCCCGGGGTCGTGGCCTGCACCTGCTTGAGCTGCGCGCGTTGGTCGTTGCCGCGGCTGTCGAACACCAGCGCGGCCTGCTGGCCGTCGCGCTCCACGGTGGCGCGGCCGATCGCCGCCCATGCCTTCAGATTGCCGGCAACGCCCAGGCGCGCATCGAGCAATTCCACCGGCACCGCCGGTGCATCGGGGGTGGCCGGGTCGGGCGTGGGAGTGAAACGCAGGCCATTGGCATTGACCGCAAAACGGAAGCTCGGATTCTGCGTATCGCGGAAATCGGCGGTGCCGCGCAACTGGGTGCGGCCTTCGAAGGTGTCGATCACCAACGGTTCGACCGTCAACACCTGCTCCTGCAGGCTGATGTGCGACGGCTGCAAGGTGGCGCTCAATTCGCCCTGTTTGACGCTGCCTTGCAGGTCTGCCTTGCCGCCCTTGCCGGACGCGCTCAGGTTCAACGCGATCGGGGTGGCCGGTGCGGCGTACTGCCCGTTGGCGGGCGGCATCAACAGTGAGGTATCCAGTGCCTCGGTGACGGCCCTGAACGCCCAGGTCGGGTCGTCGCGACCGGTGAAGACCAAGCTGGCCTGCAGCGGGGCCGGGGCGCGGCCGGCGATGGCCACTTCCATCTTGTCCAGGTCACCGCGCGCGACCAGGCCCAGGCTGGCCGGCGTGCGGCCGCGTGCGGCCGGCAGCACCGCGGTGGCGGTGAGATCGGCGTGGTAATCGTCGTTGGGGATGTAATCGCCATGCAGGCGGAAATCGCCCATGTCGGTATCGATCACCAGATCGCGCGTCCGCAGTTCGCCGGTCGCCACTTCCAGCCCGCCCTGCATCTTGCGCAGCACGATCATCGGTTGCTGCAAACGGGTGATGCGCAGATTCTGCACATCGATCTTGTCGGCCTGGATCGCCAGCGGCACGTTGATCTGCGGCAGCGATTCTGG comes from Xanthomonas vesicatoria ATCC 35937 and encodes:
- a CDS encoding translocation/assembly module TamB domain-containing protein, with the translated sequence MSTPTPPSAPRRARFYRRRRFWVGSGLTVLGLVLLALIAIYWLLQTVAGRDVLLAQVVARLPVGASFTYGSVEGPVAGPLTLRNVDFKYQDIHFTAERVYLEPDLRPLLGRKLQLDAVQVSNATLNLGKSDEPFKLPSWPESLPQINVPLAIQADKIDVQNLRITRLQQPMIVLRKMQGGLEVATGELRTRDLVIDTDMGDFRLHGDYIPNDDYHADLTATAVLPAARGRTPASLGLVARGDLDKMEVAIAGRAPAPLQASLVFTGRDDPTWAFRAVTEALDTSLLMPPANGQYAAPATPIALNLSASGKGGKADLQGSVKQGELSATLQPSHISLQEQVLTVEPLVIDTFEGRTQLRGTADFRDTQNPSFRFAVNANGLRFTPTPDPATPDAPAVPVELLDARLGVAGNLKAWAAIGRATVERDGQQAALVFDSRGNDQRAQLKQVQATTPGGSLDVTGEVGWAPELQWDVTAQLAKFDPGYFAPGWNGNLSGKIASKGRQLPAPAGSVSPGFEATADIPALTGQLRQRALSANGKFALRGEQGEGELQLSLGNSRVTAKGKVGDQLDIAAQLQPLQLDDVLPGATGTVRGQLQVSGKRDAPDITADIAGNGLRWDTYTAQSISLRGRLPWRGSDGQLALQGTAIDAGVVLDSVRVQARGAVEALRLDADIANSMASVALQGDVKRNGERWQGQVATLRITPSKGDAWALRQPAQFNTDGAAFTLSDTCLGAATGGALCASANWPREGMVVHGDALPLSLVQPWLPKQEGRQIYLRGELSLDGSFKPRGNAWEGSLRIASPEGGIRLGETRYAAVAGNPNRGELLRYDQFSVQADFTQQQIQAKLGVGFQGAGFVDAKFNTGWDAYAPLNGELYLNMSRLYWLELVVADVVRPKGLVEGHVSLRGTRDKPLLGGDATLSDFTAEYPSMGLTLSEGKGRFDALPDGSAKITAAAKSGEGTLTVDGGLSWFGTSTPLLLNIRGQNVLAYNTSELRVIANPDMQFGITDNTMQLRGKVTVPEADIDLERLDRGTSVSEDVVVLDPVDPEAAPSSLLDMDLAIVLGDKVNMSGFGLKGGLSGQMQIRARPGREMTANGGLDVRGRYKAYGQDLTISRGQLTWNNNIVSDPRVSLRAERKIGDVTAGIDVSGRAESPRADVWSEPAMSQSEALSYLVLGRGLSTASSDETQQVSAASAALSAGSSLIASQIGAKLGLDEAGVSQSSTLGSVVGFGKYLSPKLYVGYGVSMIGGGSVLTLKYLLSRGFDVEAESSTVETKGSINWRREK